In Centropristis striata isolate RG_2023a ecotype Rhode Island chromosome 15, C.striata_1.0, whole genome shotgun sequence, a genomic segment contains:
- the LOC131986226 gene encoding uncharacterized protein LOC131986226, with protein sequence MWAYRLVCPSCGRRLTGAGLYKTVRRGLDMAGWYFMGTEYLECYTCHRKYVACAQDIMEQLDLAHQEEFPAILTYQLACHKAVIGLLRERTQGNSPSRLRASLVEQHTREWMVRSMGYLSVLKKLCVPPRPQVSLRLTEGSTVHWLLAVYARDCLSHLEETKARVTSIFGSFLKMDSTKKITKKLAGAAAGTAAWVTNVGNEHGQVLMSVLTDSEGHGLLPMAAGLMRRYREENTLPLQLTHRLSQTVTTFSLRFVFR encoded by the exons ATGTGGGCATACAGGCTTGTGTGCCCCTCTTGTGGCCGCAGGCTAACCGGTGCTGGACTTTACAAGACCGTCCGGAGGGGCCTGGACATGGCAGGGTGGTACTTCATGGGGACGGAGTACCTGGAGTGCTACACCTGCCACAGGAAGTACGTGGCGTGTGCCCAGGACATCATGGAGCAGCTGGACCTGGCGCACCAGGAGGAGTTCCCTGCCATCCTCACCTACCA GCTGGCCTGTCACAAGGCGGTGATTGGGTTGCTACGGGAGCGCACACAGGGGAATAGCCCATCTCGCCTCCGTGCCTCTCTGGTGGAGCAGCACACCAGAGAGTGGATGGTACGCTCGATGGGCTATTTGTCTGTGCTGAAAAAGCTCTGTGTGCCTCCACGGCCGCAGGTGTCCCTGCGGCTCACAGAAGGATCTACGGTGCACTGGCTTCTTGCGGTCTACGCCAGGGACTGTCTCTCCCACTTGGAGGAGACGAAGGCCAGGGTCACGTCCATCTTCGGGAGCTTCCTCAAGATGGACTCGACCAAGAAG ATCACAAAGAAGCTTGCGGGTGCCGCCGCTGGTACAGCCGCCTGGGTGACCAATGTGGGCAACGAGCACGGGCAGGTGCTCATGTCCGTGCTCACGGACTCTGAGGGACACGGACTGTTGCCCATGGCGGCTGGACTCATGCGGCGTTACAGAGAGGAAAACACTCTTCCTCTTCAgctcacacacagactgagtCAGACCGTAACAACCTTCTCTCTCCGTTTTGTTTTCCGATAG